From Actinopolyspora lacussalsi, a single genomic window includes:
- a CDS encoding NADH-quinone oxidoreductase subunit I (product_source=KO:K00338; cath_funfam=3.30.70.20; cog=COG1143; ko=KO:K00338; pfam=PF12838; superfamily=54862; tigrfam=TIGR01971), translated as MTDPLKGFGVTLSKMFKTVLTEEYPEVKKIPAPRFHGKHQLNRHPDGLEKCVGCELCAWACPADAIFVEGGTNTDDERYSPGERYGFDYQINYLRCIGCGLCIEACPTRALTMTNEYETADDNRQNLIYTKEDLLAPLLPGMEQPPHDMRLGEDEQDYYVNGPELARGQGVPDGTTVETGGEEAVR; from the coding sequence ATGACTGATCCCCTGAAGGGCTTCGGCGTCACCCTGTCCAAGATGTTCAAAACGGTGCTGACCGAGGAGTACCCCGAGGTCAAGAAGATCCCGGCTCCCCGGTTCCACGGCAAGCACCAGTTGAACCGGCATCCGGACGGGTTGGAGAAATGCGTCGGGTGCGAGCTGTGCGCGTGGGCGTGTCCAGCCGACGCGATCTTCGTGGAAGGCGGGACCAACACCGACGACGAACGGTACTCGCCCGGTGAGCGCTACGGCTTCGACTACCAGATCAACTACCTGCGCTGCATCGGCTGCGGGTTGTGCATCGAGGCGTGCCCGACACGGGCGCTGACGATGACCAACGAGTACGAGACGGCCGACGACAACAGGCAGAACCTGATCTACACCAAGGAGGACCTGCTCGCGCCGCTGCTGCCCGGTATGGAACAGCCCCCGCACGACATGCGGCTGGGTGAGGACGAGCAGGACTACTACGTCAACGGACCGGAACTCGCCCGCGGGCAGGGAGTACCCGACGGCACCACGGTCGAGACCGGTGGCGAGGAGGCCGTTCGGTGA